From one Malus sylvestris chromosome 1, drMalSylv7.2, whole genome shotgun sequence genomic stretch:
- the LOC126618044 gene encoding probably inactive receptor-like protein kinase At2g46850: protein MLPLFLPSFLLLGLLNSLPFSHSLHDQQQNLEQPNSLPDQLCHEKCGQLQLPFPFHLNKSCSSVSDAFHLSCQNSTTLFLNIGSESYRVLEFFSDGLLVDFPGFSSCSQYNDLNSFDFLGNDHLGVAVENVVGLYDCEDSSLCKTDCETNDLPGCDGNDNGSPACCYPLSDHSVWHLGDKFSVFAKFGCRGFSSWVVERGSNLGKRGIKLEWAVPKNSSKGVCDSNAYITNATVVEGGVRCMCPDGFLGDGFAAGAGCLKSCIKDRKEAYGSDCLKEKHGGRKLVIFGGVLAPVFIIASSIALLYILKRPAKPGTFDPAQKVHFHNTISFRKASRMRLFTYHELEEATKGFEEDQKLAHGNNGTIFAGVLGDGSHIAVHKVECEKEKDLIQVLSQIEVLSAVLHQNIARLIGCCIDLAYTPLLVYEHPANGTLEDHLHQNGGQNVALDWYKRLNIAAETASVLALLQYEISPPIFHCDLKSACIFIDDNFSSKVAGFALLNSSPGDCSQSHNHEGSHFQQNDVYAFGIMLFEMIAGSNCLDLPAVALQKIRSGKVEEIVDPLLYYHEQPSHMREQIEVVADLAMRCLLFGGDGKLGMYDVVHELVHIRRDSSDGGSKRGPGLEETFSNSSLLQMISMSPDSKYVP from the exons ATGTTACCTCTATTTCTACCTTCCTTTCTCCTCCTTGGACTCCTTAATTCCTTACCATTTTCTCATTCCCTCCATGATCAGCAACAAAATCTAGAGCAACCCAATTCACTTCCCGACCAGCTTTGCCATGAAAAATGTGGACAACTTCAACTACCCTTCCCATTTCACTTGAACAAGTCTTGCAGTTCAGTCTCTGATGCTTTCCACCTCTCTTGCCAAAACTCAACAACCCTTTTCCTCAACATTGGTTCCGAAAGCTACCGCGTGCTAGAATTCTTCTCAGATGGTCTACTAGTGGACTTTCCGGGCTTCTCTTCGTGCAGCCAGTACAACGACTTGAACTCCTTCGATTTCTTGGGAAATGATCATTTAGGAGTCGCAGTTGAAAACGTGGTTGGCTTGTACGATTGTGAGGACTCTTCTTTGTGCAAGACAGATTGTGAAACAAATGACTTGCCTGGTTGTGATGGCAATGATAATGGCTCTCCTGCTTGCTGCTACCCCCTCTCTGATCATAGCGTGTGGCATCTCGGTGACAAGTTTTCGGTTTTTGCCAAGTTTGGATGCAGGGGGTTTTCCAGTTGGGTTGTGGAAAGAGGGTCTAACTTGGGGAAGAGAGGGATAAAATTGGAATGGGCAGTGCCAAAGAACTCATCCAAGGGAGTTTGTGATAGCAATGCTTATATTACTAATGCAACAGTGGTTGAAGGAGGGGTGAGATGCATGTGTCCAGATGGGTTCCTTGGTGATGGCTTTGCAGCTGGTGCAGGATGCTTGAAAT CATGCATCAAGGACAGAAAGGAAGCATATGGCAGTGATTGCTTAAAGGAAAAGCATGGTGGCCGGAAACTTGTAATTTTCGGTG GAGTTCTAGCTCCAGTTTTCATCATAGCCTCCTCGATTGCACTTTTGTATATACTAAAGCGGCCTGCTAAGCCTGGGACATTTGATCCTGCTCAGAAAGTCCATTTTCACAACACAATATCATTCCGAAAAGCTAGTAGGATGCGGCTATTCACTTACCATGAGCTAGAGGAAGCTACGAAAGGGTTTGAGGAGGATCAGAAACTTGCACATGGCAACAATGGCACAATCTTTGCTGGGGTTCTTGGTGATGGATCGCACATTGCAGTGCACAAGGTGGAATGTGAAAAGGAAAAAGACCTAATTCAAGTCCTATCACAAATTGAGGTTTTATCTGCAGTTTTGCACCAAAATATTGCGCGACTCATTGGATGCTGCATTGACTTGGCCTACACTCCACTGCTGGTATATGAACATCCTGCGAATGGTACCCTCGAGGATCATTTGCATCAAAATGGAGGACAAAATGTTGCTCTTGACTGGTACAAGAGGCTGAACATTGCCGCTGAAACAGCAAGTGTTCTTGCCCTTTTGCAATACGAAATTTCTCCTCCCATTTTCCACTGTGATCTCAAATCTGCCTGCATCTTCATTGACGACAACTTTTCTAGCAAAGTTGCCGGATTTGCGCTACTGAATTCCAGTCCTGGAGATTGTTCTCAGTCACACAATCACGAAGGTTCGCACTTTCAGCAAAATGATGTTTATGCCTTTGGTATCATGCTATTTGAGATGATTGCAGGCTCAAATTGCTTGGACTTGCCGGCGGTAGCTCTGCAAAAGATAAGGAGTGGGAAGGTGGAAGAGATTGTGGATCCACTTCTCTACTATCACGAGCAACCTTCACACATGCGTGAGCAGATAGAGGTGGTTGCAGACCTTGCCATGAGGTGCTTGTTGTTTGGTGGAGATGGGAAGCTGGGAATGTATGACGTTGTGCATGAATTAGTACATATTAGAAGAGACAGCAGTGATGGAGGGAGCAAGAGAGGGCCTGGACTAGAGGAAACATTTTCAAACTCGAGCCTGCTTCAGATGATTTCGATGTCTCCTGATTCGAAATATGTGCCTTGA
- the LOC126618251 gene encoding soluble inorganic pyrophosphatase 1-like has protein sequence MASEDQREEAKAAIQEHKKAPKLNERILSSLSRKSVAAHPWHDLEIGPKAPHIFNVVVEISKGSKVKYELDKKTGLIKVDRILYSSVVYPHNYGFIPRTLCEDNDPLDVLVLMQEPVHPGCFLRAKAIGVMPMIDQGEEDDKIIAVCADDPAYNHYTDIKELPPHRLTEIRRFFEDYKKNENKEVAVDQFLPAPNAATVIQYSMDLYAEYIMLTLRR, from the exons ATGGCTTCTGAAGATCAAAGAGAAGAAGCTAAAGCAGCTATTCAAGAACACAAAAAAGCTCCTAAGTTAAATGAGAggattctttcttctctctcaagAAAATCAGTTGCTGCACATCCTTGGCATGATCTTGAAATTG GACCTAAAGCTCCCCATATTTTCAACGTT GTTGTTGAGATCTCAAAGGGAAGCAAAGTCAAATATGAACTTGACAAGAAGACAGGACTCATTAAG GTTGATCGGATTTTGTATTCCTCAGTTGTCTATCCTCACAACTACGGTTTCATCCCTCGCACATTGTGTGAAGACAATGATCCCCTGGATGTGTTGGTTCTCATGCAG GAACCTGTTCATCCGGGCTGTTTTCTGCGAGCCAAAGCGATTGGAGTAATGCCTATGATTGACCAG GGAGAGGAAGATGATAAAATCATTGCAGTCTGCGCCGATGATCCAGCATATAATCATTACACTGACATCAAAGAGCTTCCTCCTCATCGCCTCACTGAGATTCGTCGGTTCTTTGAAGACT ACAAGAAGAATGAGAACAAAGAGGTTGCAGTTGACCAGTTTTTGCCTGCTCCCAATGCTGCTACAGTTATCCAGTATTCCAT GGACCTTTATGCAGAGTACATAATGCTCACCTTAAGGCGATAA